The nucleotide sequence gtacatatcggagtaccggggggttaccagaaccccccgagggaagatatgggccataggagggaggcaaggcagcccacaagggggtggcgcccccctccatggggagtccgaattggactaggggagggggcgtggctcccctttccttctccctctccctctccttccccctttccccctccgatagaaggaggggggccgaataggactaggagtccaagtgggattcctccccacttggcgcacccctaggccggcctcctcccttctCCCTCCTTTATAAACGGGGGTGGGGGCACCTCTAAGaaacatcaattgttcttagccgtgtgtggtgcccccctccaccatttactcctccggtcatactgtcgtagtgcttaggcgaagcccagcgtggatcacttcactatcaccgtcaccacgctgtcatgctgacgaaactctcccttgacactttgttggatcaagagttcgagggacgtcatcgagctgaacatgtgcagaactcggaggtgccgtacgtttggtacttgaccggttgaatcgagaagacgttcgactacatcaaccgcgttaaactaacgcttccgttttcggtctacgagggtacgtggacacactctttcccctctcgttgttatgcatctcctagatagataggattttttttgaaattgcatgctacgttccccaacagtagcccCGAGGGCTATACTGTACAAGGTACCTCCGGGACACCCCAGGTATCATCAAAACACTTCTGAACCTCCTAGTTCTCTATTAAACTATTCAGTGTGTAATCATGCAAGTTCGGGAATATGTGGACATGATTTGGAATACCTCCAGCCAATAATCAACACAGAAGTCTGGACACCCATGTTGATTCCCACATACAAACAAAGATATTTATCGagcggctgctacctcttgagcactgcgttggatttccccgaagaggaagggatgatgcagcaaagtagcgtaagtatttccctcagtttttgagaaccaaggtatcaatccagtaggaggctacgctcgagtccctcgtacctacacaaaaataatagctcaacacaaccaacgcgcctaggggttgtcaatcccttcacggtcacttacgaaagtgagatctgatagagatgataaataatatttttggtatagagattcaaagtaaataaagtaaaagcaaagtaaaagcaaagcaataataaagtgatggagattgatatgatgagaaagagacccgggggccataggtttcactggtggcttctctcaagagtataagtattctatggtgggtgaacaaattactgttgagcaattgacagaattgagcatagttatgagaatatctaggtatgatcatgtatataggcatcacgtccgagacaagtagaccgaaacgattctgcatctactactattactccacacatcgaccgctatccagcatgcatctagagtattaagttcataagaacagagtaatgcattaggcaagatgacatgatgtagagggataaactcaagcaatatgatgtgaaccccatctttttatcctcgatggcaacaatacaatacatgccttgctgcccctgctgtcacttggaaaggacaccgcaagattgaacccaaagctaagcacttctccattgaaagaaagatcaatctagtaggccaaaccaaactgataattcgaagagacttgcaaagataaccaatcatacataaaagatttcagataagaatcaaatattgttcatagaacagagtaatgcattaggcaagatgacatgatgtagagggataaactcaagcaatatgataaaaaccccatcttgttatcctcgatggcaacaatacaatgcgtgccttgttgcgtcttctgtcactaggaaaggacaccgcaagattgaacccaaagctaagcacttctctcatggcaagaacaaccaatctagtaggccaaaccaaactgataattcaaagagacttgcaaagataaccaatcatacataaaagaattcaaagaagattcaaatattattcatagatagacttgatcataaacccgcaattcatcagtctcaacaaacacaccgcaaaaagaagattacatcgaatagatctccacgagagagggggagaacagtgtattgagatccaaaaagagagaagaagccatctagctactagctatggacccgtaggtctgaatcaaactactcacacttcatcggaggggcttggatgatgatgtagaagccctccgtgatcgatgccccctccggcggagctccgaaacaggccccaagatgggatctcgtggatacagaaagttgcggcggtggaattaggtttttggctccgtccccgatcatttgggggtacgtggatatatatataggaggaagaagtacgtcggtggagcttcgaggggcccatgagtcagggggtgcgccctaggggggcgccccctatcctcgtgtctttcttgacggagggtccaagtctcctggatcttatctgatgagaaaatcacgtttccgaaggtttcattccgtttggactccgtttgatattccttttctttgaaaccctaaaacaggcaaaaaaacagcaattctgggctgggcctccggttaataggttagtcccaaaaataatataaaagtggataataaagcccaataatgtctaaaacagtagataatatagcatggagcaatcaaaaattatagatacgttggagacgtatcagcggccctTTTGTTTGTGTACACAAATACCTTTGCTTCAGGATACATAACAAAACCCAAGGCGAGAATTTGTCGGTATCCTTGTAAAGCAACCACTTGATCATAATACCAATTTATCCTCGTTGCAAATTTTGTTATCTTTTCTCGTTTCGTACTCCACTATCCCCATGATCATATCACACTTGTGTCTAGCCAGATGATGATGGATATCTACCGAGTGGCTTAGCTTGATTTTCCAATACCGCAACTTGGTCGGATGAGGACCCTGCAACTATTATTCCTCAGTGATGCAAATATTATGACCAATGAATAAAGAGGGATTTAATCTAAAAAAAGAATAACATCAATGGATGCGAGACAGAAAGGAAGAGGCCCTCGCGTCGCCCCTCGGCGGCGACTCAGGGGTAAAACCTAGCCCCCACGACAAGAGTGTCGCCGTACCTACAACAGGTGGCGTGCGCTGAGGCTAAGAGTCGTCCCCTTTGCAGCGTGGGAGACGACGCGGTGGTGGGTGTGGGTCGCGGCTTGGGCGGCTGTCTTTGCCGACTCCTGGGGCAAGATCTAAAGATGATGATTTATCTCTGCGTGAAGCTCGGCCAGCCCCACCTGCTCATGATTCTGGCAACCTCTGGTTCACCGGATCTGGTGGTTGGAGGATGGCTTGGGGCTGGGGCACAAATAGGGGGGAACCCTTGGCCGGAAGCGACAACCATGATGGCGACGACATTTTGGGCGCCATCCTCTTACAGTGTCGTCGAGGtccgcccctcccctcccaccaTGTGTGTGCATGGTGAAAAGAAGAAATTCCTCGATTTGGGCGACGGCGATGCCCCGACGTTGTCACCTTCATGAAGGTGCTGCCTTTGGATAGTGGAGTGGTGGGCAAGGCTCTCGCACGGGTGTTTGGCCGCCGATGGTGGCTGGTGTAGTTAATGGTGTGGCCGCCTAGTGGCAGCACGAGTTTGTAGGTTGTGTCATGCTCATCCTAACTTAGAGGTGTGCAACTCTGCAGGAGCTCTGATTTAGTTCCATGGTGTGGCTGCACTTGTTCTCCCAACATCTTCTTTGACGATTCCGTTGGGCAGCTTGGGTTCTGCACGACGTATGAGACATGATGTCTGATGATGCTTCGCGAGGTGAGGCGCTTGTGCATGTCGTCCTTCCTCGGCACCAATTGGCCTTGTCCATGTGTGCTCTAGGGAGCATCTCCGCCTGCCAACGGTGTGGCGCCCACGAGCCAGGGCAAGAGGGCAGGTGGTGCCTTCTTTGGAGGCGGAGATGGCCAGCATGACAGTGTGTCATCCGGGTTTTGACGACATATGGACTTTGCTCCATGTCCTCTTTAGCATGATCATGGCGTCCATAGATGGCATCGTTGCTCAAGCTTCGGAGCTTGTGCTACATAGTGTTTGTTAGCTTTTCCCTTAGTTTTTCATATTCTTTCTGCTGCTTGTTTCGTTGTGTTGAGTTGTGGTGTGCGTTTTGTGGGTTCTGGGTCTTTAAAGCGTCATTGAGTTAACACCCGACTCGGCCTTGTTTCTAAAAAGAAAATTTAAAAAGATGTAGTTTTTTTAACACAacacagacgcaagcgctcatacatacgcgtatacattcatccctatgaacgcacacacgcacacctacccctatgagcacctttaaGAGACTGAGCCGTCAtattatcttgagatttacgaagtcaccgtagacgcCTCATCATCGATGGGAACGTCTCATCACATTGAAAGCGcctcgccgaaaatcctgaaataaatttagaaataatgcgagcaccaggacttgaaccctgatgggttaggaataccactgtccctctaaccatccaaccacaagaatTTAAAAAAGATGTAGTTATTGGAAGCCGTGCATAATGAGCAACATTTTAGCCAAAGAAGGCTGCTACTTACTGTACATGCACGGTGGTGGCACGCTCCTTTAACCCAACCGCATCACAGGCCGTATCCCGTATGTCAATCCAAGTGCATTGAACAGACAACACAGTGATTGAAGCAAAACTGTTTTTTAAGGCAACTTGCATATAGGGTGTACCATTTTTAGTACTTAAACTTAAACTGTTATGCATCAGGATCAGATTGCCAGTATCTGTTTAAAACAAGCAGCCAAAACCCCGCTGCTAGCTCTGCAAGTGCACCGCAATATTAGGATCTAATACCGTGATATCGAAGTTTGACCACACATCAAGTATATACTGTATTTTTCTTCTCTGAACTCTCATGATCATCATTGACATGTCCCATCCAAGTGCATCGAGATATCGTAGTTTGAACACCCATGTGGCGGTGTCCGCCAACACGCCGTTCCGGATGCCGACGTTGACCTGCCCACATTTTCTGCCAACTaccaagatgtccgtgcattgcaccgAGCGTCAAGATACATCTTTTTTATAAAACACATATTATGATTGACTCATGCGGAAGTAAtttcatgtgtaaaaactaatgatatctcgagaaagagaaGAGATAGGGTGAGGAAGAGTGTAAAAGCCCATGCGGCCATCATGTCAGATTGTTTCAGAggtttccttttttaattgctcaacaatgaggttgtgggagataaggatgaacaaggaaaagccttatctgcaaatgtgaagAGAGGTAcgggtatttttttgcaaaattgccataatttattttctatccgtcagatatagatcaaacGGTCTAtcttgcaagatggcaggcacaccatcgtcactaactcattttttataagagtagagataagcaAGCCACGCAACATTACTTCTTTCAGCACTCAAGCAGCCACTCAACAACCAGAGTACCAGTTTCCATTCACACATACtccgccggccgccggccgccggccaCCGGCAGCTCGCATTTGAGCGGCCAACTCCAAAGGAAAGAGATCATAGGAGAGCTGATGAGGAGGCGTGCGCTCTCTCTACTCCTCCTTGTCGCGGCCACCTGCCTCCCCGTATCGATCGCCACCGACACCATCGACCTGACCGCGTCCATCACCGGCAACCAGACGCTGCTCTCCGCCCGTGGAGCATTCAGGTTAGGCTTCTTCACCCCGCCCGGCAGCTCCGGCGGCAGGACCTACATCGGCATTTGGTACGCACGCATCCCAGTACGGACCGTCGTGTGGGTCGCCAACCGCCGGGACCCGGTCGTCGCGTCCCCGGGCGTTCTCAAGCTCTCCCCCGACGGTCGCCTTGTCATCGTCGACGGCCGGAACACCACCGTTTGGTCCTCCGCAGAGCCCACCGGAAACGTGGCCACCAAGGCCACCGCTCGGCTTCTCGACAGCGGCAACTTGGTCGTGAGCTCCGATGGGAGTGGATCGAGCCAGAGCGTGGCATGGCAGAGCTTCGACTACCCGACGGACACGCAGCTCCCGGGCATGAAGGTCGGGGTGGATCACAGGAGTGGCTTCGCCTGGAACATCACGTCGTGGAGCAGCCCCGCCGACCCCTCCCCGGGGGAGTACACGGTCAAGCTGATCGCCGGCGGACTGCCTGAGTTCTTCCTCTTCCGCGGCCCGGCCAAGATCTTCACGACCGGGCCGTGGAACGGCGTGGTGCTCACCGGCGTGCCGGAGCTCAAGACCGAGGAGTACACATTCGCGCTCGTGTCAAACCCCAACGAGACGTATAGCACCTACTACATCAGCTCCCCGACGCTGCTGACGCGGCTCGTCGTGGAAGGCTCGACGGGGCTGCTGCAGCGGTACGTGTGGGCCGACGGCGCGTGGAACAACTTCTGGTACCACCCGACCGACCCGTGCGACAGCTACGCCAGGTGCGGCCCTTTCGGTTTCGCCTACTGCGACACCGCGCATTCGCCGGAGTGTAGCTGCTTGCCGGGGTTCCAGCCGCGGTCACGGAAGTGGAGCTTCCGGGACGGCTCCGGCGGCTGCGTCAGGAGGACCAAGCTGAGCTGCGGGGACGGCGACGGGTTCTGGCCGGTTAACAATATGAAGCTGCCGGAGGCGACCAACGCGACGGTGCACGCCGACATGACGCTGGACGAGTGCAGGCAGCTGTGCCTGGCCAACTGTAGCTGCAGGGCGTACTCCGCCGCCAATATCAGCGGGGGCGTCGACCGCGGGTGCGTCATTTGGGCCACCGATCTGCTGAACATGCGGCAGTATCCGGCGGTCGTGCAGGACCTGTACATCCGGCTCGCGCAGTCAGATGTAGATGCCTTGAACGTCTCAGGTTAGAACTTCCCGGCCTGTTGTTTTTCTGACCACAGTTTGTACCATTTCGAGCAGTTCTGTCATAATCGTAGCTAAATGCAGCTACTTGATTGATTGCAGTTGCAGGTAAGCGCCGACGCCCCATGGTGATCGCCGTCGCCGCGGCTATTTCCGGCGCGCTTCTTCTGGCAGCCGCTGGCTGCTTATGTTTCTGGAGATACAAGGCGAGGAGGAAGCGGTGGCGTCAGGCGCCTGAAACTGCGCCAGGCAGTGGAGACAACGTGCTTCCATTCAGGGCCAGAAAACACCCTGCTTCGAGCCCAGCACGGGACAGCGAGAACAAGATGAGCTGCGGCGAAGACGATCTCGACCTTCCATTGTTCGATCTCGCCGTGATCCTCGCCGCCACGGACAACTTCGCAGCAGAGAGCAAGCTAGGAGAAGGTGGATTTGGCCCCGTGTATTTGGTAAGATAAATTAAGATCAAGTGAAAGTAGCTCGGATAAGTGGTGATTCCTCGACACCTTGTGATCTTTCAGTTTAGTGCTTATACGAAATATAATGAACAGGGGAGGCTTGAGGATGGGCAAGAAGTAGCTGTGAAGAGGCTGtccaagaaatcatcacaaggcgtCGAGGAATTCAAGAACGAGGTGAGGCTAATCGCCAAGCTCCAGCACAGGAACCTGGTGAGGCTGCTCGGCTGCTGCACCGACGACGATGAGAGGCTGCTCGTCTACGAGTTCATGCACAACAACAGCCTGGACACCTTCATATTTGGTCAGTTCAGTTCATCAATTTTTTTGCACAAGAGAAAACTCGCAACCACTTTCCTATATCAAGTGAACACACAATTAATGTATCTCATTGGATGTATACAATGCAGATGATGCAAAGCGTAAGTTGCTGGGATGGAGCAAACGCTTTGAGATCATTCTGGGGATCGCACGGGGGCTGCTCTACCTCCACGAGGACTCGAGGGTCAGGATCATCCACAGGGATATGAAAGCGAGCAACGTGCTGCTGGACAGGAACATGGTCCCCAAGATATCGGACTTCGGCATCGCGAGAATGTTCGGCGGCGACCAGACGACGGCGTACACCCTCAAGGTCATCGGGACATAGTGAGTATCATAATCTCTGAAACCATCGTGTACGTATACACTGTTTTCGAGATGCTGACTTGTGAGGTGGTGGTCGGTGATCAGCGGTTACATGTCCCCGGAATACGCCATGGACGGCGTGTTCTCCATCAAATCCGACATCTACAGCTTCGGCGTCATGGTGCTGGAGATCGTCACCGGCAAGAAAATCCGAGGCTTTTACGACAC is from Triticum aestivum cultivar Chinese Spring chromosome 3A, IWGSC CS RefSeq v2.1, whole genome shotgun sequence and encodes:
- the LOC123062266 gene encoding receptor-like serine/threonine-protein kinase SD1-8; its protein translation is MRRRALSLLLLVAATCLPVSIATDTIDLTASITGNQTLLSARGAFRLGFFTPPGSSGGRTYIGIWYARIPVRTVVWVANRRDPVVASPGVLKLSPDGRLVIVDGRNTTVWSSAEPTGNVATKATARLLDSGNLVVSSDGSGSSQSVAWQSFDYPTDTQLPGMKVGVDHRSGFAWNITSWSSPADPSPGEYTVKLIAGGLPEFFLFRGPAKIFTTGPWNGVVLTGVPELKTEEYTFALVSNPNETYSTYYISSPTLLTRLVVEGSTGLLQRYVWADGAWNNFWYHPTDPCDSYARCGPFGFAYCDTAHSPECSCLPGFQPRSRKWSFRDGSGGCVRRTKLSCGDGDGFWPVNNMKLPEATNATVHADMTLDECRQLCLANCSCRAYSAANISGGVDRGCVIWATDLLNMRQYPAVVQDLYIRLAQSDVDALNVSVAGKRRRPMVIAVAAAISGALLLAAAGCLCFWRYKARRKRWRQAPETAPGSGDNVLPFRARKHPASSPARDSENKMSCGEDDLDLPLFDLAVILAATDNFAAESKLGEGGFGPVYLGRLEDGQEVAVKRLSKKSSQGVEEFKNEVRLIAKLQHRNLVRLLGCCTDDDERLLVYEFMHNNSLDTFIFDDAKRKLLGWSKRFEIILGIARGLLYLHEDSRVRIIHRDMKASNVLLDRNMVPKISDFGIARMFGGDQTTAYTLKVIGTYGYMSPEYAMDGVFSIKSDIYSFGVMVLEIVTGKKIRGFYDTELDLNLCGYAWMLWKEGRSTELLDDAMGGSCDHSQVRRCIQVALMCVDVQPRNRPMMSSVVMMLAGENATLPEPNEPGVNLGRNRTDTGFSETQSEFTVTTTDTAHSKS